From one Streptomyces sp. Q6 genomic stretch:
- a CDS encoding glucose 1-dehydrogenase → MNDLTGKTVLITGGARGIGGEVARTAIAAGANVVIGDVLDDDGKALAGELGERARYVHLDVTDEEEWQAAAAYATAEFGRIDGLVNNAGISTGMPFETESVERFRKVLDVNLVGVFAGMKTVVPAMREAGGGSIVNISSAAGLMGLALTSSYGASKWGVRGLTKIAAVEQGTAKVRVNSVHPGMTYTPMTAQVGIQQGDGNYPNTPMGRVGEADEIAKAVVFLLSDDSSYVTGAELAVDGGWTTGPTVRYVMGQ, encoded by the coding sequence ATGAACGACCTCACCGGCAAGACCGTCCTGATCACCGGCGGAGCGCGCGGGATCGGCGGCGAAGTCGCCCGTACCGCCATCGCCGCCGGCGCGAACGTCGTCATCGGCGACGTCCTGGACGACGACGGCAAGGCCCTCGCCGGCGAGCTGGGCGAGCGCGCCCGCTACGTCCACCTCGACGTCACGGACGAGGAGGAGTGGCAGGCCGCGGCCGCGTACGCCACCGCCGAGTTCGGCCGGATCGACGGCCTGGTCAACAACGCCGGCATCTCCACCGGCATGCCGTTCGAGACGGAGAGCGTCGAGCGGTTCCGCAAGGTCCTCGACGTCAACCTGGTCGGCGTCTTCGCCGGCATGAAGACCGTCGTCCCCGCGATGCGGGAGGCCGGCGGCGGCTCCATCGTCAACATCTCCTCCGCGGCCGGACTGATGGGCCTCGCGCTCACCTCCTCGTACGGCGCCTCGAAGTGGGGCGTGCGCGGACTGACGAAGATCGCGGCGGTGGAGCAGGGCACGGCGAAGGTCCGCGTGAACTCCGTGCACCCCGGCATGACGTACACCCCGATGACCGCCCAGGTCGGTATCCAGCAGGGCGACGGCAACTACCCGAACACCCCGATGGGCCGCGTCGGCGAGGCCGACGAGATCGCGAAGGCCGTGGTCTTCCTGCTCTCCGACGACTCCTCGTACGTGACCGGTGCGGAACTGGCGGTCGACGGCGGCTGGACCACGGGTCCGACGGTGAGGTACGTCATGGGGCAGTGA
- a CDS encoding DeoR/GlpR family DNA-binding transcription regulator has product MYAPERQQEILRLARDGGRVDVLSLAEEFQVTAETIRRDLKALDRAGLVRRVHGGAIPVGRLDFEPDLAERESTAADEKDRIARAALAELPAEGSVVLDAGSTVARLAAALPLESELTVVTHSLPIAARLADHPGVQLHLVGGRVRHRTRAAVDAWALRAYAEIRADVVFLAANGFSAEAGLTTPDLAEAAVKRAAVAAARRVVLLADSGKHGQEHFARFGDLDDVDLLITDTGFDPEDAAAIEASGTEVIRA; this is encoded by the coding sequence ATGTACGCACCAGAGCGCCAGCAGGAGATCCTCCGCCTCGCCCGCGACGGCGGCCGGGTCGACGTGCTGTCGCTGGCCGAGGAGTTCCAGGTCACCGCCGAGACGATCCGGCGCGACCTGAAGGCCCTGGACCGGGCCGGGCTCGTCCGGCGCGTGCACGGCGGCGCCATCCCGGTCGGGCGGCTCGACTTCGAGCCCGACCTCGCCGAGCGCGAGTCCACCGCAGCCGACGAGAAGGACCGCATCGCCCGTGCAGCCCTCGCCGAACTGCCGGCCGAGGGCAGCGTCGTCCTCGACGCCGGTTCGACGGTCGCCCGGCTCGCGGCCGCGCTGCCGCTGGAGTCCGAGCTGACCGTCGTCACCCACTCGCTGCCCATCGCGGCCCGGCTCGCCGACCACCCCGGCGTCCAACTGCACCTCGTCGGCGGCCGGGTCCGCCACCGCACCCGCGCCGCCGTCGACGCCTGGGCCCTGCGCGCCTACGCCGAGATCCGCGCGGACGTCGTCTTCCTCGCGGCCAACGGATTCTCGGCCGAGGCGGGGCTGACCACCCCCGATCTCGCCGAGGCCGCCGTGAAGCGGGCCGCCGTCGCCGCCGCCCGCCGGGTCGTCCTGCTCGCCGACTCCGGCAAGCACGGCCAGGAGCACTTCGCCCGCTTCGGCGACCTCGACGACGTCGATCTGCTGATCACGGACACCGGATTCGACCCCGAGGACGCGGCGGCGATCGAGGCGAGCGGCACGGAGGTGATCCGCGCATGA
- the pfkB gene encoding 1-phosphofructokinase: MILTVTPNPSLDRTYEVPGLDRGEVVRASGERMDPGGKGVNVSRAVAAAGAPTLAVLPLGGAPGALVAELLDAQGIEVAPVPVAGQTRSNIALAEPDGTLTKINAPGPELSAAEAESLLSTVGAQSAGADWIACCGSLPRGLASSWYAELVARAHAAGARIALDTSGPALLAALRMRPDVVKPNAEELAEAVGRPLATVGDAVKAAEELREAGAVSVLASLGADGQLLVDATGSWFASAPVETVRSNVGAGDSSLAGFLIAGGAGPKALASAVAHGAAAVQLPGSAMPTPQDLRPDAVTLTAEIPLDRALKEPVG, from the coding sequence ATGATCCTCACCGTCACTCCCAACCCCTCCCTCGACCGCACCTACGAGGTTCCCGGACTCGACCGCGGCGAGGTCGTGCGCGCCAGTGGCGAGCGCATGGACCCGGGCGGCAAGGGTGTCAACGTCTCGCGGGCCGTCGCCGCGGCCGGCGCCCCCACGCTGGCCGTGCTCCCGCTCGGCGGCGCCCCCGGCGCGCTCGTCGCCGAACTCCTCGACGCCCAGGGCATCGAGGTCGCGCCGGTCCCGGTCGCGGGCCAGACCCGTTCGAACATCGCCCTCGCGGAGCCCGACGGAACGCTGACGAAGATCAACGCCCCCGGCCCCGAACTCTCGGCCGCGGAAGCGGAGTCGCTGCTCTCGACGGTCGGCGCGCAGTCGGCGGGCGCCGACTGGATCGCCTGCTGCGGCAGCCTCCCGCGCGGTCTCGCGTCCTCCTGGTACGCCGAGTTGGTGGCCCGCGCGCACGCGGCCGGGGCCCGGATCGCCCTCGATACCTCGGGGCCCGCGCTCCTGGCGGCCCTGCGGATGCGCCCCGACGTCGTCAAGCCGAACGCCGAGGAGCTCGCCGAGGCCGTCGGCCGCCCGCTCGCCACGGTCGGCGACGCGGTCAAGGCCGCCGAGGAGCTGCGGGAGGCGGGCGCGGTGTCCGTCCTCGCCTCGCTCGGCGCGGACGGCCAGCTCCTGGTCGACGCGACGGGCTCGTGGTTCGCCTCGGCCCCCGTGGAGACCGTCCGCTCGAACGTCGGCGCCGGGGACTCCTCCCTCGCCGGATTCCTGATCGCGGGCGGCGCGGGACCGAAGGCCCTCGCCTCGGCGGTGGCCCATGGGGCCGCGGCCGTCCAGCTCCCGGGCAGCGCGATGCCGACGCCCCAGGACCTCCGCCCCGACGCGGTGACGCTGACGGCCGAGATCCCGCTGGACCGCGCCTTGAAGGAGCCGGTCGGGTGA
- a CDS encoding fructose-specific PTS transporter subunit EIIC has product MTGQMITADLVDLDLSADTKEAAARSLAARMVAQGRVTDLEGFLADVAAREAQMPTGLDGGIGIPHCRSTHVTEPTLAFGRAAHGVDFGAPDGPADLIFLIAAPAGADDAHLTILSALARQLMDEDFKAALRAATDAEQTAALIRGDEQPADSAPAAEAAVPEPGQPAGQSTEQPAGQSTEQPAGQSTEQPAEQSTELTERSGDQGTFKIVAVTSCPTGIAHTYMAAESLENTARDTDGVELTVETQGSSGFTRLDPAVIAAADAVIFAHDVPVREKERFAGKPTVDVGVKAGINRPAELIAEVREKAARGEVSAASPSSTAVDNSGESEDGYGTKLRKWLMSGVSYMVPFVAAGGLLIALGFAIGGYEVADVKVETLLNSFDWGSTTSWAALLFYTGQAAFAFLVPVLAGYIAYGMADRPGLVPGFVGGSIALTVNAGFLGGLVAGLIAGAVVMAIQRVNVPAVLRGIMPVVVIPLLSSIVVGFLMFVVIGKPIASLQSALTDWLNSLSGANAVILGVILGLMMCFDLGGPLNKVAYAFAVGGLADPTDGSLKVMAAVMAAGMVPPLAMALATTVRGRLFTKAERENGKAAWVLGASFITEGAIPFAAADPLRVIPASMAGGAVTGALSMAFGCTLRAPHGGIFVVPLIGNAFLYLIAIAVGVCVSAALVVVLKGMRKSAPEALVTGEEAPAARESKVTAAA; this is encoded by the coding sequence ATGACCGGCCAGATGATCACCGCGGACCTGGTCGATCTCGACCTGTCCGCCGACACCAAAGAGGCGGCGGCCCGCTCGCTGGCCGCACGCATGGTCGCCCAGGGCCGAGTGACGGACCTGGAGGGCTTCCTGGCGGACGTCGCGGCCAGGGAGGCCCAGATGCCGACCGGCCTCGACGGCGGCATCGGCATCCCGCACTGCCGCAGCACCCACGTCACCGAGCCCACCCTCGCGTTCGGGCGCGCGGCGCACGGCGTCGACTTCGGTGCGCCGGACGGACCCGCCGACCTGATCTTCCTGATCGCGGCCCCGGCGGGCGCGGACGACGCCCACCTCACGATCCTGTCCGCCCTGGCCCGCCAGTTGATGGACGAGGACTTCAAGGCGGCCCTGCGCGCGGCGACCGACGCCGAGCAGACGGCCGCGCTCATCCGGGGCGACGAGCAGCCCGCCGACTCCGCCCCGGCGGCTGAGGCGGCCGTTCCCGAGCCCGGACAGCCCGCCGGACAGTCCACCGAACAGCCCGCCGGACAGTCCACCGAACAGCCCGCCGGACAGTCCACCGAACAGCCCGCCGAGCAATCCACTGAGCTCACTGAGCGCTCCGGCGATCAGGGCACGTTCAAGATCGTCGCGGTCACGTCCTGCCCCACAGGCATCGCCCACACCTACATGGCCGCCGAGTCCCTGGAGAACACGGCCCGGGACACCGACGGCGTCGAGCTCACCGTCGAGACCCAGGGCTCCTCGGGCTTCACCCGCCTCGACCCGGCCGTGATCGCCGCCGCCGACGCCGTGATCTTCGCCCACGACGTCCCCGTACGGGAGAAGGAACGCTTCGCCGGAAAGCCGACGGTGGATGTCGGCGTGAAGGCGGGCATCAACCGCCCCGCCGAACTCATCGCCGAGGTCCGCGAGAAGGCCGCCCGCGGCGAGGTGTCCGCCGCCTCGCCGTCATCCACAGCTGTGGACAACTCCGGGGAATCCGAGGACGGTTACGGGACAAAGCTGCGTAAGTGGCTCATGTCGGGCGTCAGCTACATGGTGCCCTTCGTCGCGGCCGGTGGCCTGCTCATCGCGCTCGGTTTCGCGATCGGTGGCTACGAGGTCGCGGACGTCAAGGTCGAGACCCTCCTCAACAGCTTCGACTGGGGCTCCACGACCAGTTGGGCGGCGCTGCTGTTCTACACGGGTCAGGCGGCGTTCGCCTTCCTCGTCCCGGTGCTCGCCGGATACATCGCGTACGGCATGGCGGACCGGCCCGGTCTCGTGCCGGGATTCGTCGGCGGTTCGATCGCGCTGACGGTCAACGCGGGCTTCCTCGGCGGTCTCGTCGCCGGTCTCATCGCGGGCGCGGTGGTCATGGCGATCCAGCGGGTGAACGTGCCGGCGGTGCTGCGCGGCATCATGCCCGTCGTCGTGATCCCGCTGCTCTCCTCGATCGTCGTCGGCTTCCTGATGTTCGTCGTCATCGGCAAGCCCATCGCCTCGCTCCAGAGCGCGCTGACGGACTGGCTCAACTCCCTCTCCGGCGCCAACGCGGTCATCCTCGGCGTCATCCTCGGCCTGATGATGTGCTTCGACCTGGGCGGTCCGCTCAACAAGGTCGCGTACGCCTTCGCGGTCGGCGGGCTGGCCGATCCGACCGACGGTTCGCTCAAGGTCATGGCGGCCGTGATGGCCGCCGGCATGGTCCCGCCGCTGGCGATGGCCCTCGCCACCACCGTGCGCGGCCGCCTCTTCACCAAGGCCGAGCGGGAGAACGGCAAGGCCGCCTGGGTGCTCGGCGCGTCCTTCATCACCGAGGGCGCGATCCCGTTCGCCGCGGCCGACCCGCTGCGCGTCATCCCCGCCTCCATGGCGGGCGGTGCGGTCACCGGCGCCCTGTCGATGGCCTTCGGCTGCACCCTGCGCGCCCCGCACGGCGGCATCTTCGTGGTCCCGCTGATCGGCAACGCGTTCCTCTACCTGATCGCCATCGCGGTGGGCGTCTGCGTCTCGGCCGCCCTGGTCGTCGTACTGAAGGGAATGCGCAAGTCGGCTCCGGAGGCCCTGGTCACCGGCGAAGAGGCGCCCGCCGCACGGGAGTCGAAGGTCACGGCCGCCGCCTGA
- a CDS encoding DUF6227 family protein gives MSVPYDFEPTTAPEAAPDDELARLLGRALNSFELPEETLRLLDTALAYDTSLHSAHHSAGLHRETYRHTWLLADGSSRTLWELVHNTGRDGLPQHEVYVTEDELHLATGRLPLPPEAAPAFDLQAPIAPVQLAPVPPQRRTFGPADPDSSVDHARRLLRRAENPDATTRPGPGTARLLREACAHQITQAFGRRISHGFALYEHAFLLRDGCEVSLWEVEHTATPDGRHMCEVYLTQQAARAAIERRTGCSQGHQ, from the coding sequence TTGAGCGTTCCGTACGACTTCGAGCCGACCACAGCTCCCGAAGCCGCGCCCGACGATGAACTCGCCCGTCTGCTCGGTCGTGCGCTGAACTCCTTCGAGCTGCCCGAGGAGACTCTGCGGCTGCTCGACACGGCACTCGCCTACGACACGTCGCTGCACTCGGCGCACCACAGCGCCGGCCTGCACCGCGAGACGTACCGGCACACCTGGCTGCTCGCCGACGGCAGTTCGCGCACGCTGTGGGAGCTCGTGCACAACACGGGACGCGACGGCCTGCCCCAGCACGAGGTGTACGTCACCGAGGACGAGCTCCATCTGGCGACGGGACGGCTGCCGCTGCCCCCGGAGGCGGCGCCCGCGTTCGACCTCCAGGCCCCGATCGCCCCGGTGCAGTTGGCGCCGGTCCCGCCACAGCGCCGCACGTTCGGCCCCGCCGACCCGGACAGCTCCGTCGACCACGCGCGCAGGCTGCTGCGCCGCGCGGAGAACCCGGACGCGACGACCCGCCCCGGGCCGGGCACGGCACGGCTGCTGCGGGAGGCGTGCGCACACCAGATCACGCAGGCGTTCGGCCGCCGTATAAGTCATGGCTTCGCGCTGTACGAGCACGCGTTCCTGCTGCGCGACGGGTGCGAGGTCAGCCTCTGGGAGGTCGAGCACACGGCGACACCGGACGGCCGGCACATGTGCGAGGTCTACCTGACGCAGCAGGCGGCACGCGCGGCGATCGAGCGCCGCACCGGATGCAGCCAGGGCCACCAGTAG
- a CDS encoding L,D-transpeptidase, with the protein MIHAEQEQTVRKQNIAVAWAALAIGALTLTACGGDASAEGNKGGKDGGGKDAPRITISAKDGSTGASINATGVEVSDGKLTSVKMTEPASGEQIAGSITANGASWKPAKQLERGTKYRISATAKDGEGHTAAANSVFTTVSSANSFIGTYTPDGGSTVGVGMPVSFTFDKAITDKKAVQSHIAVSSDSGQPIVGHWFGSQRLDFRPEQYWKAGSKVTMKIDLDGVEGAKGVHGVQKKTVTFTVGRAQVSTVDANTQQMTVVRDGQTIKTVPVSTGSDQHPTYNGQMVISEKFVQTRMNGSTVGFGGEYDIADVPHAMRLSQSGTFIHGNYWSSPGIFGSQGTSHGCVGMRDVKGAGGDTTAKWFYDHSLVGDVVVMKNSHDKTIAPDNGLNGWNMSWSQWTAGSAA; encoded by the coding sequence ATGATTCACGCGGAACAGGAGCAGACCGTGCGGAAGCAGAACATAGCCGTCGCGTGGGCCGCGCTCGCCATCGGCGCGCTCACCCTCACGGCCTGCGGCGGCGACGCGAGCGCCGAGGGGAACAAGGGCGGCAAGGACGGCGGCGGCAAGGACGCCCCGCGGATCACCATCTCCGCGAAGGACGGCTCGACCGGCGCGTCCATCAACGCCACGGGGGTCGAGGTCAGCGACGGCAAGCTGACCTCCGTGAAGATGACCGAGCCCGCCTCCGGCGAGCAGATCGCGGGCAGCATCACCGCGAACGGCGCGTCCTGGAAGCCCGCGAAGCAGCTGGAGCGCGGCACCAAGTACCGCATCTCCGCGACCGCCAAGGACGGCGAGGGCCACACGGCGGCCGCCAACTCCGTCTTCACGACCGTGTCGAGCGCGAACAGCTTCATCGGCACGTACACGCCGGACGGCGGCTCGACGGTCGGCGTCGGGATGCCGGTCTCCTTCACCTTCGACAAGGCGATCACGGACAAGAAGGCCGTCCAGTCGCACATCGCGGTCTCGTCCGACAGCGGTCAGCCGATCGTCGGCCACTGGTTCGGCTCGCAGCGCCTCGACTTCCGGCCCGAGCAGTACTGGAAGGCCGGATCCAAGGTCACGATGAAGATCGACCTCGACGGCGTCGAAGGGGCGAAGGGCGTGCACGGCGTGCAGAAGAAGACGGTCACCTTCACCGTCGGCCGCGCGCAGGTCTCCACCGTCGACGCGAACACGCAGCAGATGACGGTCGTGCGCGACGGGCAGACGATCAAGACCGTCCCGGTGTCGACGGGCAGCGACCAACACCCCACGTACAACGGCCAGATGGTGATCTCGGAGAAGTTCGTGCAGACGCGGATGAACGGCTCGACGGTCGGCTTCGGCGGCGAGTACGACATCGCGGACGTGCCGCACGCGATGCGCCTGTCGCAGTCCGGCACGTTCATCCACGGCAACTACTGGAGCTCCCCCGGCATCTTCGGCAGCCAGGGCACCAGCCACGGCTGCGTCGGCATGCGGGACGTGAAGGGCGCGGGCGGCGACACGACCGCCAAGTGGTTCTACGACCACTCGCTCGTCGGGGACGTCGTGGTCATGAAGAACTCGCACGACAAGACGATCGCCCCGGACAACGGCCTCAATGGCTGGAACATGTCATGGAGTCAGTGGACCGCTGGCAGCGCCGCCTGA
- a CDS encoding P1 family peptidase, translated as MLPSGITVAALVVANAAGSVVDPATGALYGEFFAGTGPVTYPAPEVHEAARARLAAAAATNGVGPLGTDAGYADAPPGDGGHAAAPTIDVPTIDAPTIDAPTTDAPRTDTGRADAPTTDAPPANAGRADTPTTDAPPANAGHADTPPTDAPPANAGHADTPPTDAPTTGPRPPHTPTTNAPLNTTLAVVATDAELSRAQAQKVAGTAHDGIARAVRPVHLLNDGDTVFALATGDRPLDAADPLALNEILAAGADLVTRAIVRAVRAAQSLHGPAGTYPAYGDLYGPPSPHDTHDTQGAQDAPGAQDAQERPTGA; from the coding sequence GTGCTCCCCTCCGGCATCACGGTCGCCGCGCTGGTCGTCGCCAACGCGGCGGGCTCGGTGGTGGACCCGGCGACCGGGGCGCTGTACGGGGAGTTCTTCGCGGGCACGGGACCGGTGACGTACCCCGCCCCCGAGGTGCACGAGGCGGCCCGCGCGCGACTGGCGGCGGCAGCGGCGACGAACGGGGTGGGACCGCTCGGTACGGATGCCGGGTACGCGGATGCCCCTCCCGGGGACGGCGGACACGCGGCCGCCCCGACCATCGACGTCCCGACCATCGACGCCCCGACCATCGATGCCCCGACCACCGACGCCCCGCGCACGGACACCGGGCGCGCGGATGCCCCGACCACGGACGCCCCTCCCGCGAACGCCGGGCGCGCGGATACCCCGACCACGGACGCCCCTCCCGCGAACGCCGGGCACGCGGATACCCCGCCCACGGACGCCCCTCCCGCGAACGCCGGGCACGCGGATACCCCGCCCACGGACGCCCCGACCACGGGCCCCCGGCCGCCGCACACCCCGACCACGAACGCCCCGCTCAACACCACCCTCGCCGTCGTCGCCACCGACGCCGAGCTCAGCCGTGCTCAGGCGCAGAAGGTCGCGGGGACCGCGCACGACGGCATCGCGCGCGCCGTCCGTCCCGTACATCTGCTGAACGACGGCGACACGGTCTTCGCACTCGCCACCGGCGACCGGCCGCTCGACGCCGCGGATCCGCTCGCGCTCAACGAGATCCTCGCGGCCGGCGCGGATCTGGTGACGCGGGCGATCGTCCGGGCCGTACGGGCGGCGCAGTCGCTGCACGGCCCCGCCGGGACGTATCCGGCGTACGGCGACCTCTACGGCCCGCCCAGCCCACATGACACACACGACACACAAGGCGCGCAGGACGCACCAGGCGCGCAGGATGCGCAGGAACGCCCCACAGGCGCGTAA
- a CDS encoding low temperature requirement protein A — protein sequence MTSTPDTPHPPGGPGSPGAPAVAHHRSPVRRMVERGRDEEHRVASPLELFFDLCFVVAVAQGGVQLVHAVAEGHAGSGVIDYARIFFAVWWAWMNFTWFASAYDNDDALYRVVTLVQIAGVLVLAAGITQAFEHDNFTVVWLGYLIMRVAMAAHWLRAAAASSGAERRVALRYAGGVLACQVGWLALMLVPTGAAQNWVFLAMAVLEMCVPVYAERDRQTSWHAHHIAERYGLFTIIVLGESIAAATVAVKSGIEENDALGELLPIAAGGLLIVFAAWWIYFAVPIHDRLQDNRQAFVWGYGHYFIFASAAAIGAGIEVAVEQSVGEAHLSTTAASAAVTVPTAVFLLMVWALHARFFKAGVAQQLTLPVCAVLVLATTFAGHWAVLTAGIVMALAVVTGVTLSAREVRGARTA from the coding sequence ATGACCTCCACGCCAGACACGCCCCACCCGCCCGGCGGACCCGGCTCGCCCGGCGCTCCTGCGGTTGCTCACCACCGCTCCCCCGTGCGCCGCATGGTCGAGCGCGGGCGCGACGAGGAGCATCGGGTCGCGTCGCCGCTGGAGCTCTTCTTCGACCTGTGTTTCGTCGTCGCCGTGGCGCAGGGCGGGGTGCAGTTGGTGCACGCCGTCGCCGAGGGGCACGCGGGCAGTGGGGTGATCGACTACGCGCGGATCTTCTTCGCGGTGTGGTGGGCGTGGATGAACTTCACGTGGTTCGCCTCCGCGTACGACAACGACGACGCGCTCTACCGAGTCGTCACGCTCGTGCAGATCGCGGGCGTGCTCGTCCTGGCGGCCGGGATCACGCAGGCCTTCGAGCACGACAACTTCACGGTCGTCTGGCTCGGTTACCTGATCATGCGGGTCGCGATGGCGGCGCACTGGCTGCGGGCCGCGGCGGCCTCCAGCGGCGCCGAGCGCAGGGTCGCGCTGCGGTACGCGGGCGGAGTGCTGGCGTGCCAGGTCGGCTGGCTGGCCCTGATGCTCGTGCCGACGGGCGCCGCGCAGAACTGGGTGTTCCTGGCGATGGCGGTCCTGGAGATGTGCGTTCCGGTGTACGCGGAGCGGGACCGGCAGACGTCCTGGCACGCGCACCACATCGCCGAGCGCTACGGCCTGTTCACGATCATCGTGCTCGGCGAGTCGATCGCCGCGGCGACGGTCGCGGTGAAGTCGGGCATCGAGGAGAACGACGCGCTGGGCGAGCTGCTGCCGATCGCGGCGGGCGGCCTGCTGATCGTGTTCGCGGCCTGGTGGATCTACTTCGCGGTGCCGATCCACGACCGGTTGCAGGACAACCGGCAGGCGTTCGTGTGGGGATACGGCCACTACTTCATCTTCGCGTCGGCGGCGGCGATCGGCGCGGGCATCGAGGTCGCCGTCGAGCAGTCGGTCGGCGAGGCCCACCTCTCGACGACGGCGGCGTCGGCGGCCGTGACGGTGCCGACGGCGGTGTTCCTGCTGATGGTGTGGGCGCTGCACGCGCGGTTCTTCAAGGCGGGCGTGGCGCAGCAGCTGACGTTGCCGGTGTGCGCGGTGCTGGTGCTCGCGACCACGTTCGCCGGGCACTGGGCGGTGCTCACGGCGGGGATCGTGATGGCGCTCGCGGTGGTGACCGGGGTGACGCTCTCCGCGCGTGAGGTGCGGGGGGCGCGGACGGCTTAG
- a CDS encoding NarK family nitrate/nitrite MFS transporter encodes MSPAVRDAAAVDDVTRSYDPQQYRPGRTISDWEPENELFWKSVGKRVAARNLWIAVPALLVAFVVWQVWSVTATNLADVGFSFSTSQLFWLTAVPGLTGGTARIFYTFLGPRIGQRRFTALSTLVLVIPLIWLGFAVQDTSTPYAVMVAIAALCGFGGANFASSLANIGFFFPKREKGNATGINGGLGNLGVSVVQLLTPIVITSSVIALGSAQHKADGTPVYLQNAAFIWVPVLVILAAVAWFGQNDLKVASTPFKQQKVIFKRKHNWLMTWLYVGTFGSFIGFAAALPMLIKTTWTPIDAAYTAATYAWIGPAIGALARWGGGWIADKLGGARVTILSFVGMAASIIGVIAFMPSNGAGGNFWGFLACFYLAFFFSGIGNGSTFRQIPVIFRSQHLKGLTEGTPAYTKALKQAEMESGAVTGFTSAIAAYGFFFIPAMFANFAVTSALWCFVGFYATCVVVCWWFYARKNAESPS; translated from the coding sequence ATGAGTCCTGCCGTCAGGGACGCCGCCGCGGTCGACGACGTCACCCGTTCCTACGACCCCCAGCAGTACCGGCCGGGTCGCACCATCTCCGACTGGGAGCCCGAGAACGAGCTCTTCTGGAAGTCGGTCGGCAAGCGCGTCGCCGCCCGCAACCTGTGGATCGCCGTCCCCGCCCTCCTGGTCGCCTTCGTGGTGTGGCAGGTGTGGAGCGTCACCGCGACGAACCTCGCCGACGTCGGCTTCAGCTTCAGCACCTCGCAGCTGTTCTGGCTGACCGCCGTCCCGGGTCTGACCGGCGGCACGGCCCGGATCTTCTACACCTTCCTCGGCCCGCGCATCGGACAGCGCCGCTTCACCGCGCTGTCGACGCTGGTCCTGGTGATCCCGCTGATCTGGCTCGGCTTCGCCGTCCAGGACACCAGCACCCCGTACGCCGTGATGGTCGCCATCGCCGCGCTCTGCGGCTTCGGCGGCGCCAACTTCGCGTCCTCGCTGGCGAACATCGGCTTCTTCTTCCCCAAGCGCGAGAAGGGCAACGCGACCGGCATCAACGGCGGCCTCGGCAACCTCGGCGTCTCCGTCGTCCAGCTGCTCACCCCGATCGTCATCACCAGCTCGGTCATCGCGCTCGGCTCCGCCCAGCACAAGGCCGACGGCACCCCCGTCTACCTTCAGAACGCCGCGTTCATCTGGGTGCCCGTCCTGGTGATCCTGGCCGCCGTCGCCTGGTTCGGCCAGAACGACCTCAAGGTCGCCTCCACCCCCTTCAAGCAGCAGAAGGTCATCTTCAAGCGCAAGCACAACTGGCTGATGACCTGGCTGTACGTCGGTACCTTCGGCTCCTTCATCGGCTTCGCCGCCGCTCTGCCGATGCTGATCAAGACCACCTGGACCCCGATCGACGCCGCCTACACGGCCGCCACATACGCCTGGATCGGCCCGGCCATCGGCGCGCTCGCCCGCTGGGGCGGCGGCTGGATCGCCGACAAGCTCGGCGGCGCCCGCGTCACGATCCTCTCGTTCGTCGGCATGGCCGCCTCGATCATCGGCGTCATCGCCTTCATGCCCTCGAACGGGGCCGGCGGCAACTTCTGGGGCTTCCTCGCCTGCTTCTACCTGGCGTTCTTCTTCAGCGGCATCGGCAACGGCTCCACGTTCCGCCAGATCCCCGTGATCTTCCGCAGCCAGCACCTGAAGGGCCTCACCGAAGGCACGCCCGCGTACACGAAGGCGCTGAAGCAGGCGGAGATGGAGTCCGGTGCCGTCACCGGCTTCACGTCGGCGATCGCGGCCTACGGCTTCTTCTTCATCCCGGCGATGTTCGCCAACTTCGCGGTCACCAGCGCCCTGTGGTGCTTCGTCGGCTTCTACGCGACGTGCGTCGTCGTCTGCTGGTGGTTCTACGCCCGCAAGAACGCCGAGTCCCCGAGCTGA